The following proteins are co-located in the Microplitis demolitor isolate Queensland-Clemson2020A chromosome 5, iyMicDemo2.1a, whole genome shotgun sequence genome:
- the LOC103569070 gene encoding L-xylulose reductase: MNISFESKRILVTGAGQGIGRELALRLSKYNGTVIALSKTKSNLETLKQQNPRIQTIVVDVTDWEATRNAIKTILPIHMLVNNAGVACLAPFLQLTESQFDLTMNVNVKSVFNISQVVAENMIEQKCAGSIVNVSSQASHAALKDHSVYCASKGAVDMLTKTMALELGPHNIRVNSVNPTVVMTAMGKLGWEDPKKARSMLEKIPLGRFAEVDEVIDAIVYLLSDRSSMINGITLPIDGGFLAT; the protein is encoded by the exons atGAATATTTCATTTGAATCAAAGCGTATTTTAGTCACTGGTGCTGGACAAG gtaTCGGTAGAGAATTAGCTCTTCGCTTGTCCAAATACAATGGAACAGTGATCGCCCTTTCGAAAACAAAATCAAATCTTGAAACGTTGAAACAACAAAACCCAAGGATCCAAACAATCGTAGTGGATGTTACTGATTGGGAAGCTACAAGAAATGCCATTAAAACAATACTGCCGATCCATATGCTTGTTAACAATGCAGGCGTTGCATGTTTGGCGCCATTTTTACAACTGACAGAAAGTCAATTTGACTTGACAATGAATGTCAATGTTAAGTCAGTATTCAATATCTCTCAAGTCGTTGCTGAAAATATGATTGAACAGAAATGTGCCGGAAGTATTGTCAACGTATCCTCCCAAGCGAGTCACGCTGCACTTAAAGATCATTCTGTCTATTGCGCATCAAAAGGAGCTGTCGATATGTTaacaaa aacaATGGCTTTAGAATTAGGTCCACATAATATTCGTGTAAACTCAGTAAATCCAACAGTAGTTATGACAGCAATGGGAAAATTAGGATGGGAAGATCCAAAAAAAGCTCGTAGTATGTTAGAAAAAATACCTCTCGGACGTTTTGCCG AGGTTGACGAAGTTATCGACGCAATTGTTTATCTGTTAAGTGATCGCAGTTCAATGATAAACGGCATAACATTACCCATAGACGGCGGATTTCTCGcgacataa